A segment of the Pseudoalteromonas piscicida genome:
ATCTTTTGCGTAATAAAGTGCCTTGTCGGCATTTTCAAGCACAGTGATGGGGAAATCATACGGGCTAATGCGAGACATTCCGACACTGACGGTAAGCTTTTTTACGAATGGAAAGTGGGTATTTCGTACTAACTCCATAAACTCGTCCATCTTAGCTTTTATCGAGTCGTAATCGGTTGGCTCAAAGACCAGTACAAATTCTTCACCACCGAAGCGAAACAACAAGTCTGTGGAGCGAAAAAACTGGCGCATACGCTGTGCTAATAACAGTAAAACCTCATCTCCGCATACATGTCCGTAGTTATCGTTGACTTTTTTGAAGTGATCGATATCCATGATAGCAAGCCACGAGGTTGCGCCTTTATGCACCGAGCGCACATCACCATGCCATACCGTTTTATGCTGTTTGATAACTTGCTTTTCAATCAGTTGTTTCAAGCGCTTTTCAAAGGTTTGACGGTTTAGTAGTCCGGTGAGTTTATCGCGCTCGTTTTCGTGAAGAATGGTGAGATAATTTTCAAAAATGCGGCAAAATGCATTAAGTAGTACTTGATCTGCACTCGACAACCCGGTACTGATAACCGCTATCGCACCAGCAGGCTTTTCCTGAAGGCTGATTGGCACCCAACGGTGCTCGGTGCCATCTTTCGCTTGTACCGTGATGATACAGGCTGACTGCAAGCA
Coding sequences within it:
- a CDS encoding GGDEF domain-containing protein, translating into MQEDLLNSVIKLTKTRDVDSLEYSLVSTIQEFIGCKEVAVYKDLLVPGEIAIERSLLLRKLSDKEFDWEERSLVKEPDKELISCLQSACIITVQAKDGTEHRWVPISLQEKPAGAIAVISTGLSSADQVLLNAFCRIFENYLTILHENERDKLTGLLNRQTFEKRLKQLIEKQVIKQHKTVWHGDVRSVHKGATSWLAIMDIDHFKKVNDNYGHVCGDEVLLLLAQRMRQFFRSTDLLFRFGGEEFVLVFEPTDYDSIKAKMDEFMELVRNTHFPFVKKLTVSVGMSRISPYDFPITVLENADKALYYAKDNGRDMLCFYEELLSEHKIEAPEESSDIDLF